The following coding sequences lie in one Gemmatimonadales bacterium genomic window:
- a CDS encoding protein kinase produces the protein MTTPFDRVAAALADNYRLERELGQGGMATVYLAEDLKHHRQVAVKVLRPELAASLGPDRFFREIEVAARLQHPHILPLFDSGAAVPAPGAEPFLWYAMPFVDGETLRDRLARTGELPVHDAIRILIEVADALAHAHASGVAHRDIKPENILLSGRHALVSDFGVAKAVSEATGRQQLTTAGVALGTPAYMAPEQAAADPHLDHRVDIYALGVLGYELLTGRTPFSGRTPQETLAAHVMQAPEAISRLRPGISPALEAIVMKCLAKRPADRFQSAEELVTALEPLATPSGGMTPTYTQPVSGVAPRATASRKWAPLVAVAVIGVVAVGVLLARRGGSGPEITLTKTSRLTSMQGLEILPAISPDGQFLAYVGAATADNGPEIFLQPTDGGRAVNITDSIPGVQISPNWSPDGRRLVFASYNDAGASIVTMPPTGGDIRRLYSVRYGGGVPWAPKWSPDGSQIAFEQGDSVLVMSADGSGLTLLARVLDVHSLAWSPDGQWLAGVRGNSEFVYGGTSFGNLAASTVFVMPAAGGTPVMVSDSTTLNLSPAWLPGGKALLYLSSGGGGRDIYLQRIGRGGRAEGAPRRVTTGLDAHTFALSPDGKRLAYSKYTRDLNIWMARLSATGSVSASSAVPITRGNQTSEVLRLSPDGKWLVYDSDLNGNGDLFIVPSDGGTPRQLTDDPADDLSADWSPDGSQIAFHSFRSGNRDVFTINADGTGLAQVTSDTLSDWYAVWGPDNNTLAYTRAGTVFEIKRQSRSAPWGPPTPVGMGVVSGVTHDRSAYLGLPFANGGEFVSIPSGGGASTTLLRPPPWFQGNWPRMGPDGKTLYLFSPDSVGVPAYWAVDLATKTLRKVVAFDRSDTRTVRGVSDTDGSRFYFVAGEHQADIWVAEVEEK, from the coding sequence ATGACCACTCCATTCGACCGGGTCGCCGCCGCGCTGGCGGACAATTATCGCCTCGAGCGCGAACTCGGTCAGGGCGGGATGGCGACCGTCTACCTGGCAGAGGACCTCAAGCACCACCGCCAGGTGGCGGTCAAGGTGCTCCGGCCCGAACTGGCCGCCTCGCTTGGTCCCGATCGTTTCTTCCGGGAAATCGAGGTGGCGGCCCGCCTCCAGCATCCCCACATCCTGCCGCTCTTCGACAGCGGTGCCGCAGTCCCCGCGCCAGGCGCGGAGCCGTTCCTCTGGTATGCCATGCCCTTCGTGGACGGCGAGACCCTCCGCGACCGGCTGGCCCGCACCGGCGAACTGCCGGTCCACGACGCCATTCGCATCCTCATCGAGGTGGCGGACGCGCTGGCGCACGCGCACGCCAGCGGCGTGGCGCATCGCGACATCAAGCCGGAAAACATCCTCCTCTCGGGCCGCCACGCGCTGGTGAGCGACTTCGGCGTGGCCAAGGCGGTGAGCGAGGCCACCGGCCGTCAACAGCTCACCACCGCCGGCGTGGCCCTCGGCACCCCGGCCTACATGGCCCCGGAGCAGGCGGCCGCCGACCCGCACCTCGACCATCGGGTGGACATTTATGCGCTCGGCGTGCTGGGGTACGAACTCCTGACCGGCCGCACGCCCTTCAGTGGACGCACCCCGCAGGAAACGCTCGCCGCGCACGTGATGCAGGCACCCGAGGCCATCTCACGGCTCCGTCCCGGGATTTCGCCAGCGCTGGAAGCCATCGTGATGAAGTGCCTGGCCAAGCGGCCGGCTGACCGGTTCCAGAGCGCCGAGGAACTGGTGACGGCCTTGGAGCCGCTGGCCACGCCCAGCGGCGGGATGACCCCGACCTATACCCAGCCAGTGAGTGGTGTGGCCCCAAGGGCGACGGCAAGCCGGAAGTGGGCTCCGCTCGTCGCGGTTGCCGTTATTGGAGTGGTGGCAGTCGGAGTGTTGCTTGCCAGGAGGGGGGGAAGCGGCCCGGAGATCACCCTGACCAAAACCTCCCGGCTCACCAGCATGCAGGGTCTGGAAATCCTGCCTGCTATTTCCCCTGACGGGCAATTTCTGGCCTATGTCGGCGCCGCCACCGCCGACAATGGTCCGGAAATCTTCTTGCAGCCCACTGATGGCGGACGGGCAGTCAACATCACGGACAGCATTCCCGGTGTGCAAATCTCGCCAAACTGGTCTCCCGACGGACGGCGCCTGGTGTTTGCCTCGTACAATGATGCCGGGGCAAGCATCGTTACCATGCCACCGACCGGGGGCGACATCCGCCGGCTCTACAGTGTCAGGTATGGTGGTGGAGTTCCGTGGGCACCAAAGTGGTCACCCGATGGATCACAGATCGCCTTTGAACAGGGCGACAGCGTGCTCGTCATGTCTGCTGACGGGAGCGGACTCACCCTGCTGGCCCGGGTGTTGGATGTCCACTCCCTGGCCTGGTCCCCCGACGGCCAATGGCTTGCAGGGGTTCGAGGAAACTCGGAATTTGTCTACGGTGGCACTTCTTTCGGCAACCTTGCGGCGAGTACGGTGTTTGTGATGCCCGCCGCCGGCGGCACCCCCGTCATGGTGAGCGACTCGACGACCCTGAACCTCTCCCCGGCGTGGTTGCCCGGTGGAAAGGCCCTGCTCTACCTGTCGAGTGGGGGCGGGGGGCGCGACATCTACCTGCAACGAATCGGCCGGGGCGGACGCGCGGAGGGCGCCCCGCGGCGGGTCACGACCGGGCTCGACGCCCACACCTTTGCCCTTTCTCCCGACGGAAAACGGCTGGCCTATTCGAAGTACACTCGGGACCTCAACATCTGGATGGCCCGACTTTCGGCCACGGGAAGCGTGAGTGCAAGCTCGGCGGTGCCGATCACCCGAGGCAACCAGACCAGCGAGGTCCTTCGGCTCTCCCCCGATGGCAAGTGGCTGGTGTATGACTCCGACCTGAACGGCAATGGCGACCTGTTCATCGTCCCCTCCGACGGTGGCACCCCGCGGCAATTGACCGATGACCCGGCCGACGACCTGAGCGCCGATTGGTCGCCCGATGGATCACAGATCGCGTTTCACTCGTTTCGCAGCGGCAACCGGGACGTGTTCACTATCAACGCCGACGGAACCGGCCTGGCGCAGGTCACCTCCGACACGCTGAGTGATTGGTACGCCGTCTGGGGACCGGACAACAACACCCTCGCCTATACCCGAGCGGGTACCGTGTTCGAGATCAAGCGGCAGTCGCGGTCAGCGCCGTGGGGCCCTCCCACACCGGTGGGCATGGGAGTCGTCAGTGGCGTCACGCACGATCGCTCGGCCTATCTCGGCCTTCCATTCGCAAATGGGGGTGAATTCGTTTCCATCCCCTCCGGCGGCGGCGCCTCGACCACGCTCTTACGGCCCCCGCCCTGGTTCCAGGGCAACTGGCCTCGCATGGGGCCCGATGGCAAGACCCTGTACCTGTTTTCTCCCGACTCGGTCGGCGTGCCCGCCTATTGGGCGGTCGATTTGGCCACCAAGACCCTTCGGAAAGTCGTCGCATTTGACCGCTCCGACACACGAACCGTCCGCGGCGTGTCCGACACCGACGGGAGCCGTTTCTATTTCGTGGCGGGGGAGCATCAGGCCGACATCTGGGTGGCGGAGGTGGAGGAGAAATAG
- a CDS encoding family 20 glycosylhydrolase, whose product MTTRTTLLVAFLAIALATDGAAQAPLPLIPYPKHIVRNTGTAELRHRIRLEAPDGTDLSTLAAYTGDLLEQELGWRPTIVSGIAPPAGLTLQIVVPDSTLGAEGYRLSSQSTGVSIEAPTEAGLFHGLQTFRQLLHAGEPGTVPRVEITDAPRFPYRGMHLDVVRHFFPVEVVEQYIDLLSRYKFNTFHWHLTDDQGWRIQIQAYPKLTEVGACRRETVVDKNFNPYIGDGVPYCGFYTQEEIRQVVAYAAARHITIIPEIEMPGHAKAALASYPELACTPGPFEVGTVWGVEEDIFCPSEATFAFLEGVLTEVMALFPGPYIHIGGDEAPKARWKSSDLAQSIIQREQLADEHALQSWFVQRIERFLNAHGRRLIGWDEILEGGLAPDATVMSWRGVSGGIAAAQQGHDVIMTPTSHAYFDYAQGDPALEPFSIGGNLPLEKVYSFEPVPGVLTPAEATHIIGAQGNVWTEYIATPYRLEFMAFPRMLAMAEVTWSPASARDWSGFLARLPSALAALDRMGVNYRVPSVVGLEQNQTTPTSTAVVTLTSPLANGVIRYTLDGTTPTTSSAEYTAPLRLTVDGTGTVVTAVVFLPSGASSPPRQARFSKGP is encoded by the coding sequence TTGACCACTCGCACGACACTCCTGGTCGCCTTTCTGGCAATTGCGCTCGCGACCGATGGGGCCGCCCAGGCCCCCCTTCCGCTCATCCCGTATCCCAAACACATCGTCCGGAACACCGGCACCGCCGAACTGCGTCACCGGATTCGGCTCGAGGCGCCGGATGGGACGGATCTCAGTACGCTGGCCGCCTACACCGGCGACCTGCTCGAGCAGGAGCTGGGCTGGCGGCCAACGATCGTCTCCGGCATCGCACCGCCCGCCGGGCTGACCCTCCAGATCGTTGTGCCCGACTCGACGCTGGGCGCTGAGGGCTATCGGCTCTCGAGCCAATCGACCGGCGTCAGCATCGAGGCCCCGACCGAGGCCGGCCTCTTCCACGGCCTGCAGACATTCCGGCAACTGCTCCATGCCGGGGAGCCGGGTACGGTGCCGCGGGTGGAGATCACCGACGCCCCGCGCTTCCCCTACCGCGGCATGCATCTCGACGTGGTGCGGCACTTCTTTCCGGTGGAGGTCGTGGAGCAGTACATCGACCTCCTCTCCCGGTACAAGTTCAACACCTTCCACTGGCACCTGACCGACGACCAGGGGTGGCGGATCCAGATCCAGGCGTACCCGAAGCTTACCGAGGTCGGTGCCTGCCGCCGTGAAACTGTCGTGGACAAGAACTTCAATCCCTACATCGGCGACGGCGTCCCCTACTGCGGCTTCTATACCCAGGAGGAGATCCGGCAGGTCGTGGCGTACGCCGCGGCCCGGCACATCACGATCATCCCCGAAATCGAGATGCCCGGCCACGCCAAGGCCGCCCTCGCCTCCTATCCGGAACTGGCCTGCACGCCCGGGCCGTTCGAAGTCGGCACGGTGTGGGGCGTCGAGGAGGACATCTTCTGCCCGAGCGAGGCCACCTTCGCCTTCCTCGAGGGCGTCCTGACCGAGGTGATGGCGCTCTTTCCGGGTCCGTACATCCATATCGGCGGCGACGAGGCGCCCAAAGCGCGGTGGAAGTCGAGCGACCTGGCACAGTCCATTATCCAGCGGGAGCAGCTGGCCGACGAGCACGCCCTGCAGAGCTGGTTCGTGCAGCGGATCGAGCGATTCCTCAACGCCCACGGCCGACGCCTGATCGGCTGGGACGAGATCCTCGAAGGGGGGCTCGCCCCGGACGCCACTGTCATGAGCTGGCGCGGGGTGAGCGGCGGCATCGCGGCGGCGCAGCAGGGACATGACGTGATCATGACACCCACGAGCCACGCCTACTTCGACTATGCGCAGGGCGACCCGGCGCTCGAGCCCTTCTCGATCGGCGGCAACCTGCCACTCGAGAAGGTCTACTCGTTCGAACCGGTACCGGGGGTGCTGACACCCGCCGAGGCCACACACATCATCGGTGCGCAGGGCAACGTCTGGACCGAGTACATCGCCACGCCTTACCGGCTCGAGTTCATGGCCTTTCCCCGGATGCTGGCCATGGCGGAAGTGACCTGGAGCCCCGCCTCGGCGCGGGACTGGTCAGGGTTCCTCGCGCGGCTTCCCTCTGCGCTCGCCGCCCTCGACCGCATGGGTGTGAACTACCGGGTCCCCAGCGTGGTGGGGCTGGAGCAGAATCAGACGACGCCAACCAGCACCGCCGTTGTCACTCTCACGAGTCCGCTGGCGAACGGTGTGATCCGCTACACCCTGGATGGCACTACCCCCACGACGAGTTCCGCCGAGTACACCGCTCCACTCAGGCTCACGGTGGACGGCACCGGGACCGTCGTGACCGCCGTCGTTTTCCTCCCGAGCGGCGCGTCCAGCCCGCCGCGTCAGGCCCGCTTTTCCAAAGGACCATAG